A window of Spirochaetota bacterium contains these coding sequences:
- a CDS encoding transglycosylase domain-containing protein: MQLCSLFSNYRPYRIIKALAVLFCMAIVTYIAIPYKQNYLATHNRLPITIYDRYGTVLMEIARDKSGLAQYIDFEKVPEEFIALLLFSEDRKFYLHHGVSPSAIARAIYQNIKAMRVVSGGSTITQQLVKSKKEILRNTIWTKVLEIIEAIRLEMHFTKREILAAYINEVYLGNNIYGFEKASQCYFGKSFTDCNLLEAAFLISIVKSPGRYNPYKNPEIIVQNAKRLLQKANESGFLHISPSELSTYMQKKISLQYTDKNITAPLFCLYVLSQAKKLFPDKDIVHIYTTLDVHLYKNILSVMQNSLDIIKDCNALHAAMVMIDNTTMEILVMIGSVDFFDYDKGQVDATLIRRQAASTMKPFAYALALDKGIFHTSSILPDVYTQFYSRVGTYIPKNFSQSYHGPVRLAKALGCSYNIPAVYVVNAIGLVPYYNFLKQIGFFSITRSPTHYGLGIVLGNADVTLIELANAYTIFPRNGIFSKAVAITKIKDAQGNVHYVQKTTPQRFLKPSTCYLISHILSNYSYKVDAFGAQSAINLPFPFAVKTGTSKDFRDNFIAGYNTRFTIGVWVGNLYNKPMFHLPAVSGAGIVLKDVLLYLWNAGYEFPSFKPVSKIKAVMVCKLSGMVADKYCHDTYTEYYDEDNTPTMKCTWHLDNKTVVPVEYREWAKEKKILYAQSKELKIIFPHNGSVFKIEKVVRKNIQAIPLKAQAPGKNVKWYVNGYPVGTGNEVVWRLIHGEHTITVKDNEQMDSVRIIVLD; the protein is encoded by the coding sequence ATGCAACTGTGTTCACTATTCAGTAACTATCGCCCATACCGTATTATAAAAGCTTTAGCTGTCTTATTTTGTATGGCGATAGTTACTTATATAGCAATCCCATATAAACAAAACTACCTTGCCACGCATAACCGATTACCCATAACAATCTATGACAGATACGGCACAGTACTGATGGAAATAGCAAGGGATAAAAGCGGTCTTGCACAGTATATAGATTTTGAAAAGGTTCCAGAAGAGTTTATTGCGCTACTATTGTTTTCTGAAGATAGGAAATTTTATTTGCACCATGGTGTTTCGCCTTCTGCAATTGCTCGAGCAATATATCAAAACATAAAAGCTATGCGTGTGGTTTCTGGTGGCTCTACCATTACTCAGCAGCTTGTAAAATCTAAAAAAGAAATTCTTAGGAATACCATTTGGACAAAGGTATTAGAAATAATAGAAGCCATACGATTAGAAATGCATTTTACAAAAAGGGAGATCCTTGCTGCATACATAAATGAGGTGTATTTGGGTAACAATATATATGGCTTTGAAAAAGCAAGCCAGTGCTATTTTGGTAAGTCATTTACAGATTGCAATCTTCTTGAAGCGGCTTTCCTTATTTCTATTGTAAAATCACCAGGACGATACAACCCGTATAAAAATCCTGAAATAATTGTGCAAAATGCAAAAAGGCTTTTACAAAAGGCAAATGAATCAGGATTTTTACATATTTCCCCTTCTGAATTAAGTACCTATATGCAAAAAAAAATTTCATTACAGTATACTGACAAAAACATTACCGCACCACTTTTTTGCTTATATGTGCTGTCACAGGCAAAGAAGCTTTTCCCGGATAAAGATATTGTACATATATATACCACACTTGATGTTCACCTTTATAAAAATATCTTATCTGTTATGCAAAACTCTTTGGATATTATAAAAGATTGCAATGCATTGCATGCAGCAATGGTTATGATTGATAATACTACCATGGAAATTTTAGTAATGATTGGCTCCGTTGATTTTTTTGACTATGACAAAGGTCAGGTAGACGCAACACTAATCAGGCGGCAGGCAGCATCAACAATGAAACCATTTGCTTATGCGCTTGCTCTTGATAAGGGAATATTTCACACATCAAGTATTTTGCCTGATGTGTATACACAGTTTTATTCAAGAGTTGGTACGTATATTCCCAAGAATTTCAGCCAAAGTTATCATGGGCCTGTACGTCTGGCAAAAGCATTGGGATGTTCATATAATATACCTGCAGTTTATGTAGTTAATGCAATAGGTCTGGTGCCATACTATAATTTTTTAAAGCAAATAGGGTTTTTCTCCATTACGCGCTCACCAACACATTATGGCTTAGGAATAGTACTAGGTAATGCCGATGTTACCTTAATAGAACTTGCCAATGCATATACTATATTTCCTCGAAATGGAATATTTTCAAAAGCTGTAGCTATTACTAAAATAAAGGATGCACAAGGTAATGTTCATTATGTACAAAAAACAACCCCTCAACGTTTTCTGAAACCATCAACCTGCTATTTAATATCACATATCCTATCCAACTATTCGTATAAAGTAGATGCATTTGGAGCACAGTCAGCAATTAATCTCCCTTTTCCTTTTGCAGTGAAAACGGGCACTTCAAAGGATTTCCGTGATAATTTTATTGCTGGGTACAATACTAGATTTACAATTGGGGTATGGGTGGGAAATCTTTATAATAAGCCCATGTTCCACCTGCCTGCAGTGTCAGGAGCAGGGATAGTATTAAAAGATGTACTTCTGTATTTATGGAATGCAGGATATGAATTTCCCTCGTTTAAACCTGTAAGCAAAATTAAAGCAGTAATGGTATGTAAATTATCAGGAATGGTTGCAGATAAGTATTGCCATGATACATATACTGAATATTATGATGAGGATAATACCCCCACTATGAAGTGCACATGGCACTTAGACAACAAGACTGTTGTTCCTGTTGAATATAGAGAATGGGCAAAAGAGAAAAAAATACTCTATGCACAATCAAAAGAATTAAAAATTATCTTCCCTCACAATGGATCAGTTTTTAAAATTGAAAAGGTTGTAAGGAAGAATATTCAGGCTATACCCTTAAAAGCACAAGCACCTGGGAAAAATGTGAAGTGGTACGTGAATGGTTATCCAGTGGGAACTGGTAATGAAGTAGTATGGAGGCTTATACACGGTGAACATACTATTACAGTTAAAGACAATGAGCAAATGGATAGTGTAAGAATCATAGTGTTAGATTAG